Proteins co-encoded in one Cupriavidus taiwanensis genomic window:
- a CDS encoding NADH-ubiquinone oxidoreductase-F iron-sulfur binding region domain-containing protein yields the protein MNQVVIPLEATGLSRQRKRRQPKGRQVDAAALAEVRVALGDMPRRRDLLIEHLHCISDRYGQLAMPHLVALASELRLSMTEVYEVATFYHHFDVVREDADGQIAPPPALTVRVCEGIACELAGAQALIDKLPALLGTEVRVIAAPCIGRCEKAPAALVGQNPVDHATAEAIGTAVQARAVRHAPEPHIDYHAYRRDGGYALLQALAGGDIDPAAVLATMEDSGLRGLGGAGFPTGRKWRIVRGEAAPRLMAVNIDEGEPGTFKDRVYLERDPHRFLEGMLIAAHVVDVAAIYIYLRDEYAGCRALLAEALQQLQQDPPLPGLPRIELRRGAGAYICGEESAMIESIEGKRGMPRLRPPYVAQVGLFGRPTLEHNFETLYWVRDIIEKGAEWFAAQGRNGRKGLRSFSVSGRVKRPGVHLAPAGITVRELIDEYCGGMLDGHAFYGYLPGGASGGILPAALGNIPLDFDTLQPYGCFIGSAAIVILSDHDSATQAARNLMHFFKHESCGQCTPCRTGTAKTLELIRQPKWDLAALDDLSAVMRDASICGLGQAAPNPVDCVIKYFPHELA from the coding sequence ATGAACCAGGTTGTCATTCCCCTCGAGGCGACCGGCCTGAGCCGGCAGCGCAAGCGCCGCCAGCCCAAGGGCCGGCAGGTCGACGCGGCCGCGCTGGCCGAAGTGCGCGTGGCGCTGGGCGACATGCCCCGCCGGCGCGACCTGCTGATCGAACACCTGCATTGCATCAGCGACCGCTACGGCCAGCTTGCCATGCCGCACCTGGTGGCGCTGGCCAGCGAGCTGCGGCTGTCGATGACCGAGGTCTACGAGGTCGCCACCTTCTACCACCACTTCGACGTGGTGCGCGAGGATGCCGACGGCCAGATCGCGCCGCCACCCGCGCTGACGGTGCGCGTATGCGAAGGCATTGCCTGCGAGCTGGCCGGTGCGCAGGCGCTGATCGACAAGCTGCCCGCGCTGCTCGGCACCGAGGTGCGGGTGATCGCCGCCCCCTGCATCGGTCGCTGCGAGAAGGCGCCCGCCGCGCTGGTCGGACAGAACCCGGTCGACCATGCAACGGCCGAGGCGATCGGCACCGCCGTGCAGGCCAGAGCGGTGCGTCATGCGCCCGAACCCCATATCGACTACCACGCTTACCGGCGCGACGGCGGCTATGCCTTGCTGCAGGCCCTGGCCGGCGGCGACATCGACCCGGCCGCGGTGCTGGCCACGATGGAAGACTCCGGCCTGCGCGGCCTGGGCGGCGCGGGCTTCCCGACCGGGCGCAAATGGCGCATCGTGCGCGGCGAAGCCGCGCCGCGGCTGATGGCCGTCAATATCGACGAGGGCGAGCCCGGCACCTTCAAGGACCGCGTCTACCTGGAACGCGATCCGCACCGCTTCCTCGAGGGCATGCTGATCGCGGCGCACGTGGTCGACGTCGCGGCGATCTACATCTATTTGCGCGACGAGTATGCCGGCTGCCGCGCGCTGCTGGCCGAGGCCTTGCAGCAGCTGCAGCAGGACCCGCCGCTGCCGGGCTTGCCGCGCATCGAGTTGCGCCGCGGCGCGGGCGCGTATATCTGCGGCGAAGAATCGGCGATGATCGAATCGATCGAGGGCAAGCGCGGCATGCCGCGGCTGCGTCCGCCCTACGTGGCGCAAGTGGGGCTGTTCGGCCGGCCCACGCTGGAGCACAACTTCGAAACCCTTTACTGGGTGCGCGACATCATCGAGAAGGGCGCGGAGTGGTTTGCCGCGCAGGGGCGCAACGGGCGCAAGGGGCTACGTTCGTTCTCGGTCTCCGGTCGGGTCAAACGCCCTGGCGTGCACCTGGCGCCGGCCGGGATCACGGTGCGCGAGCTGATCGACGAATACTGCGGCGGCATGCTCGACGGCCATGCGTTCTACGGCTACCTGCCGGGCGGCGCGTCGGGCGGCATCCTGCCGGCGGCGCTGGGCAATATCCCGCTCGACTTCGACACGCTGCAGCCCTACGGCTGCTTTATCGGCTCGGCCGCGATCGTGATCCTGTCCGACCACGACAGCGCCACGCAGGCGGCGCGCAACCTGATGCACTTCTTCAAGCACGAGTCGTGCGGGCAGTGCACGCCCTGCCGCACCGGAACGGCCAAGACGCTCGAGCTGATCCGCCAGCCGAAGTGGGACCTGGCGGCGCTGGATGACCTGTCCGCGGTGATGCGCGATGCCTCGATCTGCGGGCTGGGACAGGCCGCGCCGAACCCGGTCGACTGCGTAATCAAGTACTTCCCGCACGAACTGGCCTGA
- the oxlT gene encoding oxalate/formate MFS antiporter has product MELQQRESTSRFASPWVQLVFGVICMAMIANMQYGWTLFVNPIDDKYGWGRTAIQVAFTIFVVTETWLVPIEGYLVDKYGPRPVVVGGGLLCAVAWALNSVASSLPMLYVAAAIGGLGAGAVYGTCVGNALKWFPNRRGLAAGITAAGFGAGSALTVVPIANMIKTSGYEAAFLWFGLGQGLVVFILGMALYPPSAKILSEVKTTLKAAATYNASPREVLKSPIFWVMYAMFVMMAAGGLMATAQLGPIAKDFGLHEAPISILGLTLPALTFALTIDRVLNGLTRPFFGWISDHIGRERTMFFAFGVEAVGILLLSKYGHHPVAFVILTGVVFFAWGEIYSLFPATCGDTFGPKFAATNAGLLYTAKGTAALLVPFSSVITAATGSWHAVFMVASGMAALTAAMALFVLKPMREAHARKYVHANTAAPMGYRTVPEDLT; this is encoded by the coding sequence ATGGAATTGCAGCAGAGGGAGTCCACGTCGCGCTTTGCGTCGCCGTGGGTGCAACTGGTATTCGGCGTGATCTGCATGGCGATGATCGCCAACATGCAATACGGCTGGACCCTGTTCGTCAACCCGATCGACGACAAATACGGCTGGGGCCGTACCGCGATCCAGGTCGCATTCACCATCTTCGTTGTTACCGAAACCTGGCTGGTGCCGATCGAGGGCTACCTGGTCGACAAGTATGGCCCGCGCCCGGTGGTGGTGGGCGGCGGCCTGCTGTGCGCGGTGGCCTGGGCGCTGAACTCGGTGGCATCCTCGCTGCCCATGCTTTACGTCGCGGCGGCCATCGGCGGCCTGGGCGCGGGCGCGGTGTATGGCACCTGCGTGGGCAATGCGCTGAAGTGGTTCCCGAATCGCCGCGGCCTGGCGGCGGGGATCACCGCGGCCGGCTTCGGCGCCGGCTCGGCGCTTACCGTGGTGCCGATCGCCAACATGATCAAGACCTCCGGCTATGAGGCTGCGTTCCTGTGGTTCGGCCTCGGCCAGGGGCTGGTGGTGTTCATCCTCGGCATGGCCCTGTACCCGCCGTCGGCAAAGATCCTGAGCGAGGTCAAGACCACGCTGAAGGCCGCCGCCACCTACAACGCGTCGCCGCGCGAGGTGCTGAAGTCGCCGATCTTCTGGGTCATGTACGCGATGTTCGTGATGATGGCCGCCGGCGGCCTGATGGCCACCGCGCAGCTGGGCCCGATCGCCAAGGACTTCGGCCTGCACGAAGCGCCGATCTCGATCCTCGGCCTGACCCTGCCGGCGCTGACCTTCGCGCTGACCATCGACCGCGTGCTCAACGGCCTGACGCGCCCGTTCTTTGGCTGGATCTCCGACCATATCGGCCGTGAACGGACCATGTTCTTTGCCTTCGGGGTGGAGGCCGTCGGTATCCTGCTGCTGTCGAAGTACGGCCACCATCCGGTCGCATTCGTGATCCTGACAGGCGTGGTGTTCTTTGCCTGGGGCGAGATCTACAGCCTGTTCCCGGCCACCTGCGGCGACACCTTCGGGCCCAAGTTTGCCGCCACCAACGCGGGCCTGCTGTACACCGCCAAGGGCACGGCGGCCTTGCTGGTGCCGTTCTCCAGCGTGATCACCGCCGCCACCGGCAGCTGGCATGCGGTATTCATGGTGGCCTCCGGCATGGCGGCACTGACCGCGGCAATGGCGCTGTTCGTGCTCAAGCCGATGCGCGAGGCCCATGCCCGCAAGTACGTGCATGCCAACACCGCTGCGCCGATGGGCTACCGTACCGTGCCCGAAGACCTGACCTGA
- a CDS encoding LysR family transcriptional regulator — protein sequence MNISLPQLKAFAAVARHKSFTRAAVELGLTQSAVSRSVRELEEEIDQRLFDRTTRQVELTDAGQHLSQRICHLIEEVEQTLRDSQGASRPCQGLVQIASDPVLSSMSLPTWLAGCRQAWPAIAIHLKDRSQESVLQSVRSGEVDFGIATDPRAGDDLYCEPLCVDAYHAVLPAKHPLAQQDTVGWGDLSDASVLTLDQQCGVQPVVEKALSSYHVRAGSLQLLGHFAAVFGMVALGLGIGVLPSRAQAGGMHPAAVMRPLRPQVTSTVMLVRRKSRSLKPNAAAIWDALRGQEYQEPPVQRREPTTV from the coding sequence ATGAATATCTCGCTCCCGCAACTGAAGGCCTTTGCCGCCGTGGCGCGGCACAAGAGCTTTACCCGCGCCGCGGTCGAACTTGGCCTGACGCAGTCCGCGGTCAGCCGCAGCGTGCGCGAACTGGAAGAAGAGATCGACCAGCGGCTGTTCGACCGCACCACGCGCCAGGTGGAGCTGACCGACGCCGGCCAGCACCTGTCCCAGCGCATCTGCCACCTGATCGAGGAGGTGGAGCAGACCTTGCGCGACAGCCAGGGCGCGAGCCGGCCATGCCAGGGCCTGGTGCAGATTGCGTCGGACCCGGTGCTGAGCTCGATGTCGCTGCCGACCTGGCTCGCCGGCTGCCGCCAGGCATGGCCAGCGATCGCCATCCACCTGAAGGACCGTTCGCAGGAATCGGTGCTGCAGAGCGTGCGCAGCGGCGAGGTCGATTTCGGCATCGCCACCGATCCGCGCGCCGGCGACGACCTGTATTGCGAGCCCTTGTGCGTCGACGCCTATCACGCCGTGCTGCCGGCCAAGCACCCGCTGGCCCAGCAGGACACCGTAGGGTGGGGCGACCTGTCCGATGCCAGCGTGCTGACGCTGGACCAGCAGTGCGGCGTGCAGCCCGTGGTGGAGAAGGCGCTCAGCAGCTATCACGTGCGCGCGGGCTCGCTGCAGTTGCTGGGCCATTTCGCCGCGGTGTTCGGCATGGTGGCGCTGGGGCTGGGCATCGGCGTTCTGCCGTCGCGCGCGCAGGCCGGCGGCATGCATCCGGCCGCCGTGATGCGCCCGCTGCGGCCCCAGGTGACGTCGACGGTGATGTTGGTGCGGCGCAAGAGCCGGTCACTGAAGCCCAACGCCGCGGCGATCTGGGACGCCTTGCGCGGCCAGGAGTATCAGGAGCCGCCGGTCCAACGGCGCGAACCCACGACGGTATGA
- a CDS encoding LysR family transcriptional regulator, with protein sequence MKNATLRQLKVFETVARHMSFSRAAEELHLTQPAVSTQVRQLEHHVGLPLFEQLGKKIYLTPAGHEMLHYSRSIIQQFREAEDAMSQLKGISGGRLNVAVISAGDYFFPRLLAEFMDRHEGVTLNLAVHNREELLHQLAGNLTDLAVMVRPPEGVDTINEAFAPHPYVIVAAPTHPLVGERKIPLAALADEAFVSREKGSDTWNSMQEGFAGRLSNLRIAMEIKSTETIKQAVIANMGIAFLSAHTVGLELQAGKLAVLDIEGFPVMLNWYVVHRKNKRLPPVALAFKQFLMEEGADLIQSITGVEGLIRQEA encoded by the coding sequence ATGAAGAACGCCACGCTGCGGCAACTGAAGGTCTTCGAGACCGTTGCCCGCCATATGAGCTTTTCCCGCGCCGCCGAGGAACTGCACCTGACCCAGCCCGCGGTATCGACCCAGGTGCGGCAACTGGAGCACCACGTGGGGCTGCCGCTGTTCGAGCAGCTCGGCAAGAAGATCTACCTGACGCCGGCGGGCCACGAAATGCTGCATTACAGCCGCAGCATCATCCAGCAGTTCCGCGAGGCCGAAGACGCCATGTCGCAGCTCAAGGGCATCTCCGGCGGCCGCCTTAATGTCGCGGTGATCAGCGCCGGGGACTATTTCTTTCCGCGGCTGCTGGCCGAATTCATGGACCGCCACGAGGGCGTGACGCTGAACCTGGCCGTGCACAACCGCGAGGAACTGCTGCACCAGCTCGCCGGCAACCTGACCGACCTCGCCGTGATGGTGCGCCCGCCCGAGGGCGTGGACACCATCAACGAGGCCTTTGCGCCCCACCCATATGTGATCGTCGCCGCGCCCACCCATCCCTTGGTGGGCGAGCGCAAGATTCCCCTGGCCGCGCTGGCCGACGAGGCCTTTGTCTCGCGCGAGAAGGGCTCGGACACCTGGAACTCGATGCAGGAAGGCTTTGCCGGCCGGCTGTCGAACCTGCGCATCGCCATGGAGATCAAGAGCACCGAGACCATCAAGCAGGCCGTGATCGCCAACATGGGCATTGCCTTCCTGTCGGCCCATACCGTGGGCCTGGAGCTGCAGGCCGGCAAGCTCGCCGTGCTCGATATCGAGGGCTTTCCGGTGATGCTCAACTGGTACGTGGTGCACCGCAAGAACAAGCGGCTGCCGCCGGTGGCGCTGGCGTTCAAGCAGTTCCTGATGGAAGAAGGCGCCGACCTGATCCAGAGCATCACGGGCGTTGAAGGCCTGATCCGCCAGGAGGCCTGA
- a CDS encoding LysR family transcriptional regulator: MNPAQHEGRHAAITVGADNQPIPRETQLAAYNAAFIELGLRFRWDAAMYEWLCGIECEKGRVARYIEEHHPHLLAAYDAAFLSGLIFEKKNEYLRAVGHLN, encoded by the coding sequence ATGAACCCAGCCCAGCACGAAGGCCGCCACGCCGCCATTACGGTCGGCGCCGACAACCAGCCGATACCGCGCGAGACCCAGCTCGCGGCATACAACGCGGCGTTTATCGAATTGGGGCTGCGCTTTCGCTGGGACGCCGCCATGTATGAATGGCTGTGCGGCATCGAATGCGAAAAGGGCCGGGTGGCCCGCTATATCGAGGAACACCACCCTCACCTGCTGGCCGCCTACGACGCCGCGTTCCTGAGCGGGCTGATCTTCGAAAAAAAGAACGAATACCTGCGCGCGGTCGGCCACCTCAACTGA
- a CDS encoding DUF2269 family protein yields MDYVTLKWLHIVSATLLFGTGVGSAFYLVGATLTRNVRTVAATARMVVIADWIFTASTVILQPLTGYALVKMTGFSWAVAWLKWSVMLYAIAIACWLPVVWLQKRMRDVALDCTGPQLPRAYWRLFWWWFGLGFPALFSFLAIFYLMVAKVS; encoded by the coding sequence ATGGACTACGTCACGCTGAAATGGCTGCATATCGTGTCGGCCACCTTACTGTTCGGCACCGGCGTGGGTAGCGCCTTCTACCTGGTCGGCGCGACGCTGACGCGCAATGTCCGCACCGTCGCCGCGACCGCGCGCATGGTGGTGATCGCCGACTGGATCTTCACCGCATCCACCGTCATCCTGCAGCCGCTGACCGGTTATGCGCTGGTGAAGATGACCGGGTTTTCGTGGGCGGTGGCTTGGCTGAAGTGGTCGGTGATGCTTTACGCCATCGCCATTGCCTGCTGGCTGCCGGTGGTCTGGCTGCAGAAGCGCATGCGCGACGTGGCGCTGGACTGTACCGGGCCCCAGTTGCCGCGCGCCTACTGGCGCCTGTTCTGGTGGTGGTTCGGGCTGGGCTTTCCGGCGCTGTTCTCGTTTCTGGCCATCTTCTACCTGATGGTGGCCAAGGTCAGTTGA
- a CDS encoding SDR family oxidoreductase has protein sequence MLAGGFHVIAGVRRLPARDAPEAPHGGHACTASEFRAVDFARMTAAADWAPLLADVDAVVNLVGIFRESATQCFDVLHRAAPQALFDACLRQRVRLVVQMSALGADEHAQTEFHRSKRAADQHLLGLGIDAVVLQPSLVFGADGTSAQLFCALATLPCLALPGGGRQPVQPLHVDDVAQAIVALLAGWGGDTPWRSGRLALVGPAPMPLAGYLEALRHGLGLRGKAWLLPLPRALARAVMPLAERASGGVLGRDALTMLDQGSVADPSGLACLLGRPPRAVAAFIPPGLRGALRAQALQRWLHPLLRWSVALVWIVTAAVSLGLYPVADSYALLARAGVPPALQPLALYGAALLDLIFGVLCVLPRRPRWLWLAQIALILGYTAIISVRLPEYWLHPYGPLSKNVPMLAVLWWLHLSEERAWTTSR, from the coding sequence ATGCTGGCTGGGGGATTCCATGTGATAGCGGGCGTGCGGCGCTTGCCTGCGCGCGATGCACCCGAAGCGCCGCATGGCGGCCATGCCTGCACGGCAAGCGAATTCCGTGCCGTCGATTTCGCGCGGATGACCGCGGCGGCGGACTGGGCGCCGTTGCTGGCGGACGTCGATGCGGTGGTCAACCTGGTCGGCATCTTCCGCGAGAGCGCCACGCAGTGCTTCGACGTGCTGCACCGCGCCGCGCCGCAGGCGCTGTTCGATGCCTGCCTGCGCCAGCGGGTGCGGCTGGTGGTGCAGATGTCGGCGCTGGGTGCCGACGAACACGCGCAGACCGAATTCCATCGCAGCAAGCGCGCCGCCGACCAGCACCTGCTCGGCCTCGGCATCGATGCCGTGGTGCTGCAGCCATCGCTGGTGTTCGGTGCCGACGGCACCAGTGCGCAGCTGTTCTGCGCGCTGGCGACGCTGCCCTGCCTGGCGCTGCCCGGCGGCGGCCGGCAGCCGGTGCAGCCGCTTCATGTCGACGACGTGGCGCAGGCCATCGTCGCCTTGCTGGCCGGGTGGGGCGGCGATACCCCCTGGCGCTCCGGCCGGCTGGCGCTGGTGGGCCCGGCGCCGATGCCACTGGCCGGCTACCTGGAGGCGTTGCGCCATGGCCTGGGCTTGCGCGGCAAGGCCTGGCTGTTGCCGCTGCCGCGCGCACTGGCCCGGGCGGTGATGCCGCTGGCCGAACGCGCCAGCGGCGGCGTGTTGGGGCGCGATGCGCTGACCATGCTGGACCAGGGCAGCGTGGCCGATCCGTCCGGGCTCGCGTGCCTGCTCGGGCGGCCGCCGCGGGCGGTGGCTGCATTCATCCCGCCGGGATTGCGCGGCGCGCTGCGCGCGCAGGCGCTGCAGCGCTGGCTCCATCCGCTGTTGCGCTGGAGCGTGGCCTTGGTGTGGATCGTCACCGCGGCGGTTTCGCTGGGGCTGTACCCGGTCGCCGACAGCTACGCGTTGCTGGCGCGCGCGGGCGTGCCGCCGGCACTGCAGCCGCTGGCGCTGTATGGGGCCGCGCTGCTCGACCTGATCTTCGGCGTGCTGTGCGTGCTGCCGCGGCGCCCGCGCTGGCTGTGGCTGGCGCAGATCGCGCTGATCCTGGGCTACACGGCCATCATCAGCGTGCGCCTGCCGGAATACTGGCTGCATCCGTATGGCCCGCTCAGCAAGAATGTGCCGATGCTGGCCGTGCTGTGGTGGCTGCACCTGAGCGAGGAGCGGGCATGGACTACGTCACGCTGA
- a CDS encoding TetR/AcrR family transcriptional regulator, with amino-acid sequence MATRRTDEDFIEDLTRLLCSEGVSSLTIGVIAQRMRCSRRRLYEIAPTKEALFVGICRDVLAANLERGFAAARGERDAASAVSAYLHAALNTSGLSKAALADLDASDSGRAVFDAYQLARVRGLESLLEAGMRQGLMAPHNPRLVSEAMLGAAHRLRSQQFLKDTGMKMGDAFSEFYEIILNGLLCRPGSAASKT; translated from the coding sequence ATGGCCACGCGACGCACCGACGAAGACTTTATCGAGGACCTGACGCGCCTGCTGTGCAGCGAAGGCGTCTCGTCGCTGACCATCGGCGTGATCGCGCAGCGCATGCGCTGCTCGCGCCGGCGCCTGTACGAGATCGCGCCGACCAAGGAGGCGCTGTTCGTCGGCATCTGCCGCGACGTGCTGGCGGCCAACCTGGAGCGGGGCTTTGCCGCGGCGCGCGGCGAGCGCGATGCCGCAAGCGCCGTGTCGGCCTACCTGCACGCCGCGCTGAATACCTCGGGACTGAGCAAGGCCGCGCTGGCCGACCTCGATGCCAGCGACAGCGGCCGGGCCGTGTTCGATGCGTACCAGCTGGCGCGCGTACGCGGGCTCGAAAGCCTGCTAGAGGCGGGCATGCGGCAGGGACTGATGGCGCCGCACAACCCGCGGCTGGTTTCCGAAGCGATGCTCGGCGCCGCGCACCGCCTGCGCAGCCAGCAGTTCCTGAAGGACACCGGGATGAAGATGGGCGATGCCTTCAGCGAGTTCTACGAGATCATCCTGAACGGCCTGCTGTGCCGGCCTGGCTCCGCAGCCAGCAAGACCTAG
- a CDS encoding Bug family tripartite tricarboxylate transporter substrate binding protein, with translation MANRLPQPKAIWPTRLLRAARACLLALGIAGTGAYAADAYPTRPIRLVVPFAPGGVTDLTARTFAKYMGDALGQPLVAENKPGAGATIGANLVARAAPDGYTVLLGTNVTHAINPRLIAATPYDPLKDFQAVAVFGLNGNVLLVNNNFPARTFAEFLANIKSRPGKTNYASGSVGSSAHLSAELLKQDVKGLEYTHVPYGGPSEAMAALIGGHVDFLFANIGAAVTQVKSGKVRALAVTTAKRAPQLPDVPTIAESGVPGFEVVGWMAAFVPKGTQAPVVARLNEVINQAQKNPDLRTTLDAAALIPVVATPDQASRFVQDEYAKWGGVIRAANIPPQ, from the coding sequence ATGGCAAACCGCTTGCCGCAACCCAAGGCCATCTGGCCAACCCGCTTGCTCCGTGCCGCGCGAGCCTGTCTGCTGGCGCTAGGCATCGCTGGAACCGGCGCATACGCCGCCGACGCGTATCCCACGCGGCCGATCCGCCTGGTGGTGCCGTTCGCACCCGGCGGCGTCACCGACCTGACCGCCCGGACCTTCGCCAAGTACATGGGCGATGCGCTGGGGCAGCCGCTGGTGGCGGAGAACAAGCCAGGCGCCGGCGCGACCATCGGTGCAAACCTGGTCGCGCGCGCGGCGCCGGACGGCTACACAGTGCTGCTGGGCACCAACGTTACCCATGCGATCAACCCGCGTCTGATCGCGGCCACGCCCTATGACCCGCTGAAGGACTTCCAGGCCGTCGCGGTATTCGGGCTGAACGGCAACGTGCTGCTGGTCAACAACAACTTCCCGGCCCGGACCTTTGCCGAGTTCCTGGCAAACATCAAGTCGCGGCCCGGCAAGACGAACTATGCCTCAGGCAGCGTAGGCAGCTCGGCGCACCTGTCGGCGGAGTTGCTCAAGCAGGATGTCAAGGGACTCGAATATACCCACGTGCCCTACGGCGGGCCTTCGGAAGCCATGGCTGCATTGATCGGCGGGCATGTGGATTTCCTCTTTGCCAATATTGGCGCCGCGGTCACGCAGGTGAAATCCGGCAAGGTGCGCGCGCTGGCGGTGACGACCGCCAAACGCGCGCCACAGTTGCCCGACGTGCCCACCATCGCGGAATCCGGCGTGCCTGGCTTCGAGGTGGTCGGCTGGATGGCCGCGTTCGTGCCCAAGGGTACGCAGGCGCCGGTGGTGGCGCGGCTCAACGAGGTCATCAACCAGGCCCAGAAGAATCCCGACCTGCGCACCACGCTGGACGCGGCGGCGCTGATTCCGGTGGTGGCTACGCCCGACCAGGCCAGCCGCTTCGTGCAGGACGAATATGCCAAATGGGGCGGCGTGATCCGCGCCGCCAATATCCCGCCGCAATAG
- a CDS encoding AMP-binding protein — protein sequence MARQASTAAVVHGGATVGQLYAAALRARPGVPAVVGDDVTLSYEALARQSARIARLFGARGLARQAAVAFLVGNRAEAVAAIIAAQLAGLKAVSLHPMAAQADHEFVLADAGVQALVVDNARFAERARALAAGTRLQVLPLDDGEFGAGLARAAAAFDDAPVVPGDDPTEISKLSYTGGTTGRSKGILHTHRTTVTMLQYMLATYEWPAQVRYLVTTPISHASGSLFLPTLLRGGTIYLCDKFGPADFLRRVAEHRINLTFLVPTQIYGLLDCDGLDTADLSSLELVLYGAAPIAPVRLADALRRIGPVFGQIYGQAEAPMCISYLSPRDHDPDHPERLRSCGKVIPGNQVRLLDAQLREVAPGEVGELCVRGPLVMEGYLNRPEEDARAFAGDWLHTGDMARCDSEGFLYLVDRAKDMIISGGFNVYPSEVEHCLALHPAIAMSAVIGVPDPKWGEAVTAVVVARPGTGLTEADVIAHVTRHKGVVNAPKQVVFADALPLTALGKIDRKAIRARYWGGQERQVA from the coding sequence ATGGCCCGTCAGGCTTCGACGGCTGCGGTCGTCCACGGCGGCGCGACCGTCGGCCAGCTCTATGCCGCGGCGCTGCGGGCACGGCCCGGCGTACCCGCCGTGGTCGGTGACGACGTCACGCTGAGCTATGAGGCGCTGGCCCGGCAAAGCGCACGCATCGCGCGGCTGTTCGGCGCGCGCGGCCTGGCGCGCCAGGCCGCCGTGGCCTTCCTGGTGGGCAATCGCGCCGAGGCGGTCGCGGCCATCATCGCGGCGCAACTGGCCGGGCTGAAGGCCGTGTCGCTGCACCCGATGGCCGCGCAGGCGGACCATGAATTCGTGCTGGCAGACGCGGGAGTGCAGGCGCTGGTGGTCGACAACGCCCGCTTCGCCGAGCGGGCGCGCGCGCTCGCCGCCGGCACGCGGCTGCAGGTGCTGCCGCTCGACGACGGCGAGTTCGGGGCCGGCCTGGCCCGCGCCGCGGCGGCATTCGATGATGCGCCCGTGGTCCCCGGCGATGATCCGACCGAGATCAGCAAGCTGTCGTACACCGGCGGCACCACCGGACGTTCGAAGGGCATCCTGCATACCCACCGCACCACGGTGACGATGCTGCAGTACATGCTGGCGACCTACGAATGGCCGGCGCAGGTGCGTTACCTCGTGACCACGCCGATCTCGCATGCCTCCGGCAGCCTGTTCCTGCCGACGCTGCTGCGCGGCGGCACCATCTACCTGTGCGACAAGTTCGGCCCGGCGGATTTCCTGCGCCGCGTGGCCGAGCATCGCATCAACCTGACCTTCCTGGTGCCCACGCAGATCTACGGGCTGCTCGATTGCGACGGCCTGGACACGGCCGACCTGTCCAGCCTGGAACTGGTGCTCTATGGCGCGGCGCCGATCGCCCCGGTGCGCCTGGCCGACGCGCTGCGGCGCATCGGCCCGGTGTTCGGCCAGATCTACGGCCAGGCCGAAGCGCCGATGTGCATCAGCTACCTGAGCCCGCGCGACCACGATCCTGACCACCCCGAGCGCCTGCGCTCGTGCGGCAAGGTGATCCCCGGCAACCAGGTCAGGCTGCTCGATGCGCAACTGCGGGAAGTCGCGCCGGGCGAAGTGGGCGAGCTGTGCGTGCGCGGCCCGCTGGTAATGGAAGGCTACCTGAACCGGCCCGAAGAGGACGCCAGGGCCTTTGCCGGCGACTGGCTGCACACCGGCGACATGGCGCGCTGCGACAGCGAAGGGTTCCTGTACCTGGTCGACCGCGCCAAGGACATGATCATCAGCGGCGGCTTCAACGTGTACCCGAGCGAAGTCGAGCATTGCCTCGCGCTGCATCCGGCCATCGCCATGTCCGCCGTGATCGGCGTGCCCGATCCCAAGTGGGGCGAAGCCGTGACCGCCGTGGTGGTGGCCCGCCCCGGCACCGGCCTGACCGAGGCCGACGTGATCGCCCACGTGACCCGGCACAAGGGCGTGGTCAATGCGCCCAAGCAGGTGGTGTTCGCCGATGCGCTGCCGCTGACGGCGCTGGGCAAGATCGACCGCAAGGCCATCCGCGCCCGCTATTGGGGCGGACAGGAGCGGCAGGTCGCCTGA
- a CDS encoding PAS domain-containing protein, whose translation MTEQIDYAQLVSAIGDAIIISDAKGAITLWNPAAERMFGFTQAEAMGQSLDLIIPERLRGRHWEGYDKTMATGITRYGHDLLKVPAVGKDGKAMSIAFTVALLKDTAGAITGIVAVIRDETARFQEERALKKRLVELESQVKEQA comes from the coding sequence ATGACAGAGCAGATCGACTACGCGCAACTGGTGTCCGCCATCGGCGACGCCATCATCATCTCCGACGCCAAGGGCGCCATCACGCTGTGGAATCCCGCGGCCGAGCGCATGTTCGGCTTCACCCAGGCCGAGGCCATGGGCCAGTCGCTGGACCTGATCATCCCCGAGCGGCTGCGCGGGCGGCACTGGGAAGGCTACGACAAGACCATGGCGACCGGCATCACGCGCTACGGCCATGACCTGCTCAAGGTGCCGGCGGTCGGCAAGGATGGCAAGGCGATGTCGATCGCCTTTACCGTGGCGCTGCTCAAGGACACCGCCGGCGCCATCACCGGCATCGTCGCGGTGATCCGTGACGAGACTGCGCGCTTCCAGGAAGAACGGGCGCTGAAGAAGCGGCTGGTGGAACTGGAGAGCCAGGTCAAGGAACAGGCCTGA